TGGAGCCACTTGAGTCTGGAGGGCTCCGTCTCAAGGAGAACTGGGGTCATGGGATGGCTACAGCTGCATCCTAAGGAGGAACAAAACCACATAGAGATGGTTCATTTTGATTGGAGCTGCAAGCAGGTGTTTCCTCCCCCGCCCCCTTTTTAAGGACATTCTTTAAAGTCCCCACAGTGAATAGCGCATTACCTTTCAAACGGAGAAGCACAACTTTATCTAGCGGTCAGCAGGTTGCTGTACTGGGTCTCACAAAGCATGGGAAGAGCGTCTTtactttgaattaaaaaaaaaaaaaatcaaaatgaatagcTCCGTTGGTGAAGTGTTTGTTGTGTTAGGCTAGGGATCTGAATACAATCCCCAGGGCCCGTGTAAAAGCCAGGTGCCGTGCTGCATGCTTGcagtcccagtgctgaggagatggagacaggtggatcctgggagcttgctggccaaccagcctagctTAATCAGCAACCGGTGATTAAGtgagagagactctgcctcaaaaaatgtGAGTGGCTCCTGGGGGCCAACAATCCAAGGTGTGCCTCTGGCGtccatgcacacgtgtgtgtaccCACACTCACATCCACATGGgtgggcatacacacacacacacacacacacacacacacacacacacacacacgggaggggCTTTCTGAGAGTGTCTGTCAGAAAGCCACATGATTAGAGTGTTTTTCACATCATATGTTTCCATCTGGCTGGAGAGAGTATTGGTGGCTTATTTTACTGGTGTTTTTGATGAGGTTTGAATGTTGctcttcatgtttttattttatgtgtctgtgcaccCTGCGCATGCACTACCTATAGAGACCGTAAGAGGATGCGCTATTCCCTGGAACAGATGCTTGTAAGCCATCTTGTGCctcttgggaactgaacccaggtcctctggaagagcagccagtactcacAACTGCTGAGCCACCACTCCAGGCCCAGGGCTTGAATGCTTCAAGAACGACAATGAAGGCaggtttttccatttttattttttaaaaaaaaccatcATAAAATGTACAAAATCACGTGCGTGTTGGAAGTCTTGCTCTCTCATTTCTCGAACTGTAGGTGAATCTGGCTGCAGGGATAGCTTGACTGATCACAACCTTGCAGGAGCCCAGAAATGGGCATGGGATCTGAGTAGGGGCTAGGGGGCACTCTGATGGCACTGTGAAGgccctctgggggaggggggcacctgagaggcagaagtGGCCAGGAGGCAACAACTTGGGGTGACCCTGGGGGCGGGACGGACTGGTTCTGTTTAGTGATGAAACAGCACCACCTCGTGGCCTCCGAGAATAACACCAGGCTAGAGCATTGGGGAGACAGCCTTGTCACCTGGATCATGAGGTTTTGTGGGGAATGttggagtgagggagggagaaagaacgGTTTATATAAGACCCTTTAGTGGATGCATCCAAAATAAGGTCCCGATGCCCCCAAGAGCAGAGAATGCTTCCCAGGAGGTTCCAGTCACATGGCCCATTAATGACAGGAGAAAGCGAAGCTCCTGTTGCCTGgcccactggggggggggggtggtggctCTGAGGGTCCGTTTTCTTGGGTTGGATGCTTTAGAGACAGAGGGATGTAGGCCACGTGCCTTCACTGTAGCTCTGGTGTCCTCCTTCATGCACCTGCTCTTCTGTCTATCCCTGTCCTTCTTGCTATGTCCTATGCATGTTCAACATGCAGTCTGGagcctttcccttctcccctgcTTGTGAGAGGGAGCCTTGAAATCCTCAGGACCAGAGGTGGGCCACAGCAAGGGTTTGAACGTGACTGGGGATTCCCTGGCATCTAGGAGGGCAGGGGAGGTGGGCACAGGATGGCCACTCTCTACACTTGGCTCATGGGCAGGGATAGAGCCCCAAGACTTGACTGGGGCTCCTCCCCCAGAGCCCTGTTGAGGACTACCCTCGGAGGCTCCCTTTTCCCGAGCTGCCTGCCCTTCATGTAGTACAAGAGGGGCTTTGCACTGCTGTCAATGCAGGCCAGGAGAGTGGCCAACGGCAAGAAGAAGGGGAGCAGGAATTTTATGACCGGCCGCAGGCTCCAGTAGACAATCATGGGCACTCGACAGAAGAACAGCAGGATGCCGGAGCACTGGGCCAGTTTGCAGAACTTGGGGGGCGGCTGCAAAGAGCAGCAGTTCCCACAGATTAGGATAACCGTGGCTGCCCCACAGGCCATGCTCACCAGCACCCCTAGCCAGACAATACTGATCCAGTGGTACTTGAAGCAGCCCAGCAGGCTCATCCCGTTGTACAGCAGGCCACAGGCGTTGGCTGGCAGCAGCACGGCTGGCATGGTCAGTGCCCAGATCAGGAGGCAGAGCACAAATGAGGTGTACCTAGGGCGGCAGTTGAGGCTGCAGAATGAGGGGAGCATGTAGGTGAGGCAGCAGTCCACAGTGAAGGCAGCCAGCAGCCAGAGCCCCACGGCAAACCACAGAAAGACGATGGGGAAATGCAGAGTGACCGCATGGCCCAACACCATCTCAGCGATAGAGAAGCCAACCTGGCAGGAGAGGAACAGGAAATCGGCGGCAGCCAGGTGCAGCAGGTAGATGTTGAAGGGGCCCTTCTTGATGTGCAGACCGAGGTGCCAGAGCAGCAGGGCATTGCCCCCCAGCCCTGCCAGACTGACAGCGAGGCTGAGGTAGAAGAGCACGTTGCTGAACGTGCTCCAGATGTTGAAAATGGAGAGCATCCTGGCTGGCTTCCGTGGGTGTTCCTGGAGGCTTCTGTTCACTAACCAGCTCCTGTGTGTGGAAGGCAAGAGTTCATGAGCCTCCAGCTTCCAGACTCAGAGCTGTCTTAGTCCCCTTCCTAGCTGTGTGTGATCCTAGCCAGGGCCCCCATCCCCTAACAGCTGCCAGGCTTTGAGACAGCATTCTCTGCCTTCATATTGGTTAGGCACCCCTATCTGAGTGAGGCACACCCCCTTATAGAGACCCACCACATTCAAACAAAGGGGCCACAGGTGTAGGGAGCCCCCTTTCTTTTCCATTGTGGTACTGGTGTGAGGGATTTTCCTCGAAGGCTGTGATCACCTAAGAGGCTCTGGTACCCAAGAGGCTCTGATGGTGCCTGGTGACTCCAGCACAATCCATTTCGTGCTGGGTGAGGCTTCAGAGGACTTCCCCACACTCTCTATCTGGAGCATTTtcactctctctttatctctgcctctgttctctatttctctctctgtgtgtgtcctcttttcttgtctgtctgtctgtctgtctgtctgtctgtctgtctgtctctgtctctctgcctttctgcctctcctttcctATTGATGTTCCTCTTCAGCAGCCCCTGTCTCCAGAGCCTGGGTCCTTATACCTGGCACATCCCGGGACCTTGGTCCTCCTGAAGGGTCCTCAGGGTCCTCCTGAAGGACTGTGGCTAATTCTGAAGCTTTGTATCAGAGTCTGGGACCTTGATGATGGGTCCTGAGATTTCTTGGGGAGCTATTAGCAGCAGGAGAATTCTCAGTGCTCAGATGGAGTGGGATCTCAGAGCAGTAACCCTCTCTCCATAGGGCCCATGGTGGACCTTGTCCAAGGTCCGGGGATGTGCTAGGTATGAGGACCCAGGGTCTGGGGACAGGGGCTGCTAGAGAAGAACAGCAATAGCCAAGGATAGGCagaaagatagagatagagatagagatatatagagagagacagagagagagagagagagagagagagagagagagagagagagagagagagaagaaaagaggacacacagagagaaatagagacagagataaagagatagagacagagatggggagacaagagatggagagagagtgacagagaacaTCATGTGTACTCCATGTTTTACCCTCATTCCTAGCCTGGGCTGTGTCCCCTGCCCGGGAGACCACCCTAAGCTGTCTCTGCACTCACCAAGGCCCACCCTCCATCACACCCCGCTTCCTCTCATGGACCCAAAACTTCTGCAGTGTGCTGAGAAGTACCACCTCCTGTCCCCATTCATCCTCCCTGGTACCTCCAGGGGATGGTGGCTCAGAGTGCAGGTCCTCAGGACCTTAAAATTAAGGACATTTGACTGGACTGCCACACGTCTTAGTGGTGAAAGAGACAAGACCCTTCCCctctgcgccccccccccccccaagggtgTTAATCCAGACTTCTGTGTGGATTCTGGCTGGTGGAGGCAAGGCTAGATCTGAAAGGGGATGCAGTAGGTGGATTGGAGCATCTTTCTCATCCTTGTTCTCTGATGAATCCCAAACCTCAGCCTCCAAAGCTCCCTTATTTACCTTCCCCATAAGGTCCCTCTGGAGGACACCAGAACCTCCCCCCTGCAACCCTGAGAACCAGGCAGGGAGCAGGGTGATGGAGAGGGTGATGGAGAGGGTAAGAGAAGGGATGCTCCTTGCTTGGGGGAGCAGGTAGAGAGGAGCAGACTAACCTTCTCACCTGCCGACCAACCGCTTGCTGACAGTGGCTGTCCCCAGCTGGCTCAGCCCACACTTGTCTTGAGCTTCTCCTGGCCCCTAAATCCCCATCCTGTCCTCTGGGGCTGGCTCCGGCCAGTTCCCTAGAAGTGGGAGGGTGTGTCACCTTTTCACAGGAATCAAAGGAATGAGCTCAAACAGAGCTGTCAGTGTGGgtggctcctcctcctcttcatctggGAGAGGAAACCAGAGAGCCTTGCACACCACCCATTCTGGAATACTCAATCCCTGGCCCTAGGTGCTGAGGACCAAAGAAAGTTATgctggctcagtcagtaaagtgcttgctatgcaagcacaAGAACTGAAGTTTGGATCCCAAGAACCTGTGATAAAAGCTGGGCTTGATGGTGCACACTTATGACCTCAGTACTGTGAGATGGAGACCCGAGGACTCCTGGGACTTGCTTTCCAGCTGGCTGTGTCAGTCAGTATGTTTCTTTAaagatcttgtcttgaaaaaataagGTATTGGGCCCATGAGAGGGCTCAGGGGataaaggtgcgtgccaccaagcctgaaaacctaaattcaatcccagAGATACAAAAGGAGAAAAGTGATTCCTAAAAGTTTCCCTCTGATCTGGCCACATGTGTTGGCacattgtgtgcacacacaaataaacttaAACTGTATATCAACCAGGGGtggtagcccacacctttaatcctagcaattgggaggcagaggcagagagatctcttcAAGTCTACACAGGAAGTGCTGGGCTAGCCAGGACAGTATAGTGAGATGTTCGAAGACACCCAATGTTGACTCCTAAACTCCACACATACCTTcacaaatgtatacacacacacacacacacacagagagagagagagagagagagagagagagagagagagagagagagagagaggaggagaggggaataggaggagagggggaaagacagacagagctaGGACCGCACAGTGAGGTATAGTGAAGAACTTACGGACAGAGGaaggtccagaggagctgggcaGCCAAGCATTGAGTGGATTAGGACAAAAGCCTGCTCTCAGGCCTGAATGTTTCTGGTTTATCTTCATATTCCATCAGGAGTCAGGCACATCCTCCTAGTCATCCAGCGCACATGTGCTTTCATAGCTCTGTGTTATGGTTTGCTAAGAAAATAAGCAGGAAAACCCAACTATGGTGACTCAGAcagtcatggcagctgtggcTCAAGATGGCTGCCATCATGTCAAGCCATATCCATACTCTGTCCTCTGTGGGACGGGCCCTTACAATACACAATAGCACTGTGTAGATCCAAATCTCTACAACCTTTTGTTGTTCTGGTGGGTTAATCCTCGAGGATTAACATAACTCACACAGCGTGCTGGTGCTGTGAGGTGATCTGCCCGGAGTTTTAGAGGAGTCCATAGCAGCAGGAGAGCCTGTAtgtgaaggaagcagagagcaaggagATGGACTGAGGACTTGCCACCTGTGAGAGTGTAGGATTGTGAATAGGTGTTGATCTGGGTTTTCTCACGTGACGCAGGATGATGTCTAGATGTGGAACTGACATTCTGTTTTGATGAGGTATGACCTGTGGGCTGTCACTAACAGCTGCTGTGTGAATGTGACCAAAAGTGTAATGCGTGATTTAACACCTCAAGCCCTGGGCTAGACCGATGGCTCAGGAGTTGAAGATAGTCTCATCGCTCTTCTGGAAGACTTGAGTCCAGTTCCTAGAACTAAGGTTGGGTGTTTGTACCAACTAAAGAGAGAACAGATGTATCCTGGGTGGTAGAATGGGGATGGTCTTCTCTTATACCCATGTAAACCACAGTGTGTCCTATTCTGTGTGTTCTGAGGTCACCAGGCTACCTATTTATTCTGAGACCATTAGATCCTGTTTGGCATGAGTGGCAAATTGCCAAGACTCTGAGACCATGCAGGAGGTCCCTGAGAGTATAGGTCCAGAGAAGCTAAGGTCAGTGTCCTTGTGTGACTAAGCCGATGCCCCAGCCCTGCCACAGCACTGCCTGCTGACCAGGATACTCATACCTGGAGCCGTCCAAGAGAAGTCTGTTCTAAATCTCTCTGTCCCCTACACCCATCATTCTAAATTACACTTATTTACTTATCTTATAAGTGTTTTTAATGAGGTCAggagacaacttgtgggaatcagttctctccttccacgatATGGgtttggggattgaacccaggttttcaggcttggtggcaataCCCCCTGAATCGTATTACCAACTCCTGTTGAACAGCACTATCCCCGCATCCTGTAAGCCAAACTGCGGCTATTCATGAGCGCAGCTGTATTTGCTTGACCAAATGATCCCAGATAGACTTATTGATTTAGAGGTGACCTCATAGAAGGAAGGATGGGAACCTTACCTGAGTATCCAGCCACCCCTCACCCACCACAGCCATTTGTATGCGCTTCTGCCCAAACTGCATGTCTTCAGACATGCAGAGTAGAGCAGACAATCGGAGAAGGCTTGGGGGAGGGTTTCCATCTGCACAGCCATCAGCCATGCTGGGTATGACT
This is a stretch of genomic DNA from Meriones unguiculatus strain TT.TT164.6M chromosome 1, Bangor_MerUng_6.1, whole genome shotgun sequence. It encodes these proteins:
- the Mrgprg gene encoding mas-related G-protein coupled receptor member G; the protein is MLSIFNIWSTFSNVLFYLSLAVSLAGLGGNALLLWHLGLHIKKGPFNIYLLHLAAADFLFLSCQVGFSIAEMVLGHAVTLHFPIVFLWFAVGLWLLAAFTVDCCLTYMLPSFCSLNCRPRYTSFVLCLLIWALTMPAVLLPANACGLLYNGMSLLGCFKYHWISIVWLGVLVSMACGAATVILICGNCCSLQPPPKFCKLAQCSGILLFFCRVPMIVYWSLRPVIKFLLPFFLPLATLLACIDSSAKPLLYYMKGRQLGKREPPRVVLNRALGEEPQSSLGALSLPMSQV